In a single window of the Deltaproteobacteria bacterium genome:
- a CDS encoding DUF559 domain-containing protein codes for MVGWDWTARARADLVEKARQQRRAQTSVEGLLWSRLRRRAFCGLKFRRKHPIAQFIVDFYAPSLRLALELDDAQMPEYDAYRQRFLEALGMTVLRVDAAQAERDVEAVLLAVLDAVNRDAPSGRVTADFG; via the coding sequence ATGGTGGGGTGGGATTGGACTGCGCGTGCGCGCGCGGATCTCGTCGAAAAAGCACGTCAGCAACGAAGAGCGCAGACGTCGGTCGAGGGCCTGCTTTGGTCGCGACTTCGCAGGCGCGCCTTCTGTGGCCTCAAGTTCCGCCGCAAGCACCCGATTGCGCAGTTCATCGTGGACTTCTACGCGCCCTCGCTTCGGCTCGCTCTCGAGCTCGACGACGCGCAGATGCCCGAGTACGACGCCTACCGGCAGCGCTTCCTCGAGGCTTTGGGCATGACCGTGCTGCGCGTGGACGCGGCGCAGGCCGAGCGGGACGTGGAGGCGGTGTTGCTTGCAGTCCTCGATGCCGTCAATCGCGACGCGCCGTCTGGACGGGTGACAGCCGACTTCGGTTGA